In one Acidimicrobiales bacterium genomic region, the following are encoded:
- a CDS encoding PQQ-binding-like beta-propeller repeat protein: MSVQLSGCWLQPDYDGGHTRWNPSEQKLTAANVASLTPRWSVDFPARFQPDPLISGGKVLVGRQDSTAAGVLALDAATGATLWDRDASSPTATDTFTNHPATIVDGEVWSDWYGAVGNECVFGLTRLDRDGNVLGTDRSGYTATTPVQSGDHIVEVHTTVCPFPGLPPATLSVRDADTRQVLWTAGSLNFGNVTVSQGLVITDAGAFPLAGCGAPTCSPIWQLDLSSGFHPVVVGPGGQVFVVKPGFGGPNGEVRAYSRTDGTQAWRLAFNAVSAEIAVDDEHLYVAASNNGFGAGYLQVYDIDGCGAATCQPLWSARAADGAWAPTVAGDVVYVAGNDNRVHAFRADGCGFFICGEIGSVGVDGLGIGSIAVAEGRLVVSSMVTFDARFKLTAFAPAGIP, encoded by the coding sequence GTGAGCGTTCAGCTCTCGGGTTGCTGGCTGCAGCCCGACTACGACGGAGGGCACACACGCTGGAACCCCTCCGAGCAGAAGCTGACCGCGGCGAACGTGGCGAGCCTCACGCCCCGGTGGTCCGTGGACTTCCCGGCCCGGTTCCAGCCCGACCCGCTGATCAGCGGCGGCAAGGTCCTCGTCGGGCGCCAGGACTCGACGGCGGCCGGTGTGCTGGCCCTCGACGCCGCCACGGGAGCGACGCTGTGGGACCGCGACGCCAGCTCGCCGACCGCCACCGACACCTTCACCAACCACCCGGCCACCATCGTCGACGGTGAGGTGTGGTCGGATTGGTACGGAGCGGTGGGGAACGAGTGCGTCTTCGGCCTGACCCGCCTCGACCGGGACGGCAACGTCCTCGGGACGGACCGGTCGGGCTACACGGCGACGACGCCCGTCCAGAGCGGCGACCACATCGTGGAGGTCCACACGACCGTGTGCCCCTTCCCCGGTCTGCCGCCGGCGACGCTGTCGGTGCGCGACGCCGACACGCGGCAGGTCCTGTGGACCGCCGGGTCGCTCAACTTCGGCAACGTGACGGTGTCGCAGGGCCTGGTCATCACCGACGCCGGGGCCTTCCCGCTCGCCGGCTGCGGCGCTCCGACGTGCTCGCCGATCTGGCAGCTCGACCTGTCGAGTGGCTTCCATCCGGTCGTCGTCGGGCCGGGCGGCCAGGTCTTCGTCGTGAAGCCCGGCTTCGGCGGCCCCAACGGCGAGGTGCGGGCGTACTCACGGACGGACGGCACGCAGGCGTGGCGCCTCGCCTTCAACGCCGTGTCGGCCGAGATCGCGGTCGACGACGAGCACCTCTACGTCGCCGCCAGCAACAACGGCTTCGGGGCCGGCTACCTGCAGGTCTACGACATCGACGGCTGCGGGGCGGCCACCTGCCAGCCGCTGTGGTCGGCCCGGGCCGCCGACGGAGCCTGGGCCCCGACCGTCGCCGGCGACGTGGTGTACGTGGCGGGCAACGACAACCGCGTCCACGCCTTCCGGGCCGACGGCTGCGGGTTCTTCATCTGCGGCGAGATCGGCAGCGTCGGCGTCGACGGGTTGGGCATCGGGTCCATCGCCGTGGCCGAAGGGCGGCTGGTGGTGTCGTCGATGGTCACCTTCGACGCCCGCTTCAAGCTCACCGCCTTCGCGCCGGCCGGCATCCCCTGA